A DNA window from Balneolaceae bacterium contains the following coding sequences:
- a CDS encoding DUF6577 family protein: protein MPIASQKLHIGDLQEYFSNDEILKTKDIADFYRKYDEDLKNSTINWRVYKLVKNGALQRIGRGVFKLGQEQQFKPQITKELKSLNKRLNDNYRYLQICIWNTSILNEFSIHQAAHFLTLVEVEEEAVNSVFQFLKERKLVVFKEPDEEMLTDYLPGNKEAYIVQSLISEAPLQEVNGIQTATLEKVLVDIFCDEVTFFAYQGSERSKIFKNAFSKYTINQNTLLRYARRRGKRNELANYLEQLKLLAVTNI, encoded by the coding sequence TTGCCCATCGCTTCTCAGAAACTACATATCGGAGACTTACAAGAGTATTTCAGCAATGATGAAATCCTTAAAACCAAGGATATAGCTGATTTTTACAGAAAATATGATGAGGATCTCAAGAACTCGACCATCAACTGGCGAGTGTACAAATTGGTCAAAAATGGGGCGCTTCAACGAATCGGCCGGGGAGTCTTCAAACTGGGCCAGGAACAGCAATTCAAACCACAGATTACTAAAGAATTAAAATCTCTCAATAAGAGATTGAATGACAACTACCGCTACCTTCAGATTTGTATATGGAATACATCGATACTCAATGAGTTCAGTATTCACCAGGCGGCGCATTTTCTAACATTGGTCGAAGTGGAAGAAGAGGCTGTCAACTCCGTTTTTCAATTCCTGAAAGAAAGAAAACTGGTCGTGTTTAAAGAACCGGATGAAGAAATGCTCACGGATTATTTACCAGGTAACAAGGAGGCGTACATTGTACAATCCCTGATATCCGAAGCTCCTCTCCAGGAAGTAAATGGTATTCAAACCGCAACACTGGAAAAAGTTTTGGTGGATATATTTTGTGATGAGGTAACATTTTTTGCCTACCAAGGATCGGAGCGCTCTAAAATTTTTAAGAATGCGTTTTCAAAATATACCATCAATCAAAATACCCTTCTGCGATATGCAAGGCGAAGGGGTAAAAGGAACGAACTGGCAAATTATCTGGAGCAACTCAAATTATTGGCAGTAACTAATATTTAG
- a CDS encoding nucleotidyl transferase AbiEii/AbiGii toxin family protein, protein MIDLSNLTREWIQETADKEEADPQLIEKVNWALLLLEGLVKQELPFVFKGGTALMLHFDSTKRLSIDIDIVVPEKTNNLDEVVEKVVETQGFYKCERQDRESSSTIQKEHYKLYYEPVYNTGMHEDNVLLDILIEDHCYSKVISLPIQSRFVPISKKHLRVKTASIEDLLGDKLTAFAPETTGIPYYRGEDSMSLEIIKQLYDIGNLFDEAHDLEVVRRTFDCIAELELGYRDRSDISGSDVLDNIYMASLCVATRGADGRGDFRELNSGMQRINPYVFSESYHIEKAITDASKSAYLATILRSDEVEMVKFDEEEDMTDWTIEAPMNTKLNKLKKSDPEAFFYWYKIYKIRE, encoded by the coding sequence ATGATTGATCTATCCAATCTTACTAGAGAGTGGATTCAAGAAACCGCGGACAAGGAAGAAGCCGATCCACAGCTTATCGAAAAGGTGAATTGGGCGCTGCTATTGTTGGAAGGGCTTGTCAAGCAAGAGCTCCCTTTTGTTTTTAAGGGAGGCACGGCCCTTATGCTCCACTTTGACTCAACGAAACGTCTATCGATTGATATTGATATTGTTGTCCCTGAAAAAACCAATAATCTGGATGAGGTAGTCGAAAAAGTTGTTGAGACACAAGGATTTTATAAATGCGAGAGGCAGGATCGGGAAAGCAGTTCTACCATCCAGAAGGAACATTACAAACTATATTACGAACCAGTTTACAATACAGGGATGCATGAGGATAATGTATTACTTGATATACTGATAGAAGATCATTGCTATTCAAAAGTCATTTCGCTGCCCATCCAATCTCGATTTGTTCCGATAAGCAAGAAACATCTTCGAGTCAAGACGGCAAGTATTGAAGACTTGCTTGGAGATAAACTTACTGCATTTGCCCCGGAAACAACTGGGATTCCTTATTACAGAGGGGAGGACAGCATGAGTCTGGAAATCATCAAGCAGTTATATGACATTGGAAATTTATTTGATGAGGCTCATGATCTGGAGGTTGTCAGGAGAACATTTGACTGTATTGCAGAATTGGAATTGGGCTATCGGGATAGGAGTGATATTTCCGGAAGCGATGTCTTGGACAATATCTATATGGCCTCCTTGTGTGTGGCTACCAGGGGAGCAGATGGGAGAGGAGATTTTAGGGAGTTGAATTCGGGAATGCAACGCATTAACCCTTACGTATTTTCCGAATCCTACCATATTGAGAAAGCAATTACAGATGCATCCAAGTCGGCCTACCTGGCAACGATCCTTAGATCTGATGAAGTAGAAATGGTCAAGTTCGATGAAGAGGAGGATATGACTGATTGGACTATAGAGGCACCGATGAATACGAAGCTGAATAAGCTTAAGAAATCCGATCCTGAAGCATTCTTCTATTGGTATAAAATTTACAAAATTCGAGAATGA